The Apium graveolens cultivar Ventura chromosome 11, ASM990537v1, whole genome shotgun sequence genome has a window encoding:
- the LOC141697506 gene encoding F-box protein At3g07870-like: MSDLTSEGTSQKGKAAKMNLIDALPVGLLLSILALLPVSSIHACRCVCKFFKTLISDEYYTTICIDSPFTTIVFDNPSGVHLLELANGYRKSYISRFPRQTKVIGSCNGLLCLSVLANHNDTFILDRDPSHIHLLDRFVVVCNPILGQYYSLPKLKIESENPLSTFNQEVYGFGFGSRSRSYKVLRISTRRNPPHLIYKKRAEAEIITVGTDHHKWRSVGYLPYPSNQEIIAAATLEGAFHWLFDNELQNITSLIAFNIEEERHYQIPIPSNIKNCKVMSVGVFRECLCVFDNSVSGQFSIWSMKKYGVLESWTLDCNFIASIPGGLNASALYPLALLKDGSVLMKSESGNFYTYHQKNKIFTNFETGDLRALDEFKGHILHSSNFRQENMLETGCLNLEESVEALVTSARHNWSR, encoded by the coding sequence ATGTCTGATCTCACAAGCGAAGGTACATCCCAGAAGGGCAAAGCAGCAAAAATGAATTTGATAGACGCACTGCCAGTTGGACTCCTTTTGTCCATCTTAGCCTTGCTTCCAGTTTCATCCATCCATGCATGCAGGTGTGTATGCAAATTCTTCAAAACACTCATCTCAGATGAATATTACACCACAATTTGCATTGATTCCCCATTTACCACCATTGTGTTCGACAATCCTTCTGGGGTTCACTTGCTTGAGTTGGCAAACGGATATCGTAAGTCTTATATATCTCGATTTCCCAGACAGACCAAAGTCATCGGATCTTGTAATGGTTTGCTTTGTTTGTCGGTTTTAGCTAATCATAACGATACTTTCATACTAGATAGAGATCCTAGTCATATACATTTGCTAGATAGGTTTGTTGTAGTGTGCAATCCAATTTTGGGACAGTATTATAGCCTTCCAAAACTCAAAATCGAGTCTGAGAATCCTCTCAGTACTTTTAATCAAGAGGTTTACGGGTTTGGTTTTGGGTCACGTTCTCGTTCCTACAAGGTTCTGAGAATTTCAACAAGAAGGAATCCGCCACACCTAATTTATAAAAAAAGAGCAGAGGCTGAGATTATTACTGTTGGGACTGATCACCATAAATGGAGAAGTGTGGGATATCTCCCCTACCCAAGCAATCAGGAAATTATTGCTGCTGCTACCTTGGAAGGAGCTTTTCATTGGCTGTTTGATAACGAGTTGCAAAACATCACATCTCTCATTGCATTTAACATTGAGGAAGAGCGTCACTATCAGATCCCGATTCCTTCTAATATCAAAAACTGCAAGGTTATGAGCGTTGGGGTGTTCCGCGAGTGTCTCTGTGTGTTTGATAACTCCGTTTCTGGCCAATTTAGCATATGGTCGATGAAGAAATATGGAGTGCTGGAGTCTTGGACTTTAGACTGCAATTTCATCGCCTCGATTCCCGGTGGACTGAATGCTTCCGCGTTGTACCCCCTAGCACTTCTGAAGGATGGATCGGTTTTGATGAAGTCTGAGAGTGGTAATTTCTATACTTACCATCAAAAGAACAAGATATTTACCAACTTTGAGACTGGTGACCTGAGAGCGCTGGATGAATTTAAGGGTCACATACTTCACTCATCAAATTTCCGTCAAGAAAATATGTTGGAAACTGGATGTTTGAATTTAGAGGAGTCGGTAGAGGCCCTGGTCACTTCAGCTAGGCATAACTGGAGTCGATAG
- the LOC141698255 gene encoding probably inactive leucine-rich repeat receptor-like protein kinase At5g48380, which translates to MRMELTSRARVVCIGIFIWRFFIIDFSYGAQSDVNCLRSIKDAMKDPVNSLYNWNFNNNTDGFICKFNGIECWHENENRVLNIKLSDMGLKGEFPRGVVDCTSVTGVDLSSNELIGTIPTDISKLLPFVTNLDLSSNSLSGTIPANLANCSYLNVLKLDKNQLSGQIPPQLGQLGRIKTFTVTNNRLSGQVPQFKSGVVSADSYVGNPGLCGKPLPDCKGSSKKSNSAVIAAAAVGGVVVAALLVGVSLIFFCRRVVRKRDDDPEGNKWAKSLKGAKGIQLSMFEKSISKMRLSDLMKATNSFSKDNIIGTGRTGTVYKAVLEDGTSLMVKRLQDTQHSEKEFESEMATLGKVKHRNLVPLLGFCVAKKERLLIYKYMPNGNLHDKLHFVGDGDKILEWPLRLKIGIQAAKGFAWLHHSCNPRIIHRNISSKCILLDIECEPKITDFGLARLMNPVDTHLSTFVNGEFGDLGYVAPEYARTLVATPKGDVYSFGVVLLELVTGERPTHIAKAPEGFKGSLAEWITDLSKDSKLQDAIDKPLLGKGYESELFQFLKVACNCVIPGPKERPTMFEVYQLLRAIGERYNFTSEDDILVLSDTGGDAAFEELIVAQEVKEKH; encoded by the exons ATGAGGATGGAACTTACTAGCAGAGCCCGTGTTGTTTGTATTGGCATCTTTATCTGGCGGTTCTTTATTATCGATTTCAGCTATGGTGCTCAGAGTGACGTCAACTGCTTAAGATCTATAAAAGACGCTATGAAAGATCCTGTGAACAGCTTGTACAATTGGAATTTTAATAATAACACCGATGGCTTTATCTGTAAATTTAATGGAATTGAGTGTTGgcatgaaaatgaaaataggGTCTTGAATATAAAGCTTTCAGATATGGGGCTCAAAGGTGAGTTCCCACGTGGTGTTGTAGATTGTACATCGGTGACTGGAGTAGATCTTTCAAGTAATGAGCTCATTGGAACTATTCCAACGGATATCTCTAAACTCCTCCCATTTGTTACAAATCTTGATCTCTCCTCCAACAGTTTATCCGGAACAATACCGGCAAACCTTGCAAATTGTTCGTATCTGAATGTGCTTAAGCTAGACAAGAACCAGCTCTCAGGTCAGATTCCTCCACAACTTGGTCAGCTTGGTCGGATTAAAACATTTACTGTGACAAACAATCGCTTGAGTGGGCAAGTTCCACAATTTAAGTCTGGAGTCGTCTCAGCTGATAGTTATGTAGGTAATCCAGGGCTCTGTGGAAAGCCTTTGCCCGATTGTAAAGGCTCTTCAAAGAAAAGTAATTCTGCAGTCATTGCTGCAGCAGCTGTTGGAGGAGTGGTTGTTGCAGCATTGCTGGTAGGCGTAAGTTTGATATTCTTTTGCCGTAGAGTGGTTAGAAAGAGGGACGATGACCCAGAAGGAAATAAATGGGCAAAGAGTCTCAAAGGTGCAAAAGGAATTCAG CTTTCTATGTTCGAGAAGTCTATTTCAAAAATGAGATTAAGTGATCTCATGAAGGCTACTAATAGCTTCAGCAAAGATAATATAATTGGTACCGGGAGAACAGGGACGGTATACAAAGCAGTGCTTGAAGATGGGACTTCCCTTATGGTGAAAAGGTTGCAGGATACTCAGCATTCAGAGAAAGAATTTGAGTCAGAGATGGCAACTTTGGGAAAGGTAAAACACCGTAATTTGGTTCCTCTTCTAGGTTTTTGCGTGGCTAAGAAGGAAAGGCTACTTATTTATAAGTACATGCCTAATGGTAATCTCCATGATAAGTTGCATTTTGTTGGTGATGGTGATAAAATTTTGGAGTGGCCTCTAAGGCTCAAAATTGGTATTCAGGCAGCCAAAGGATTTGCCTGGCTCCATCATAGCTGCAATCCTCGCATCATACACCGAAACATAAGTTCTAAATGCATCTTGCTAGATATTGAATGTGAGCCCAAAATTACTGATTTTGGTCTCGCGAGGCTCATGAATCCAGTCGACACTCATTTAAGTACTTTTGTGAATGGTGAGTTTGGGGATTTGGGTTATGTTGCTCCTGAGTATGCACGAACTCTTGTGGCCACACCAAAAGGTGACGTATACAGTTTTGGAGTAGTGCTTCTTGAGTTGGTCACCGGGGAGAGACCTACTCATATTGCTAAAGCCCCAGAAGGGTTTAAGGGAAGCCTAGCTGAATGGATTACAGATCTTTCAAAAGACTCCAAGCTTCAAGATGCCATTGACAAGCCATTGCTTGGAAAAGGTTATGAGAGTGAACTTTTCCAGTTTCTTAAGGTTGCATGTAACTGTGTGATTCCTGGTCCGAAAGAGAGACCAACTATGTTTGAAGTGTACCAGCTTCTTAGAGCTATTGGTGAAAGATACAATTTTACATCAGAAGATGATATTTTAGTGCTATCAGATACCGGGGGTGATGCTGCTTTTGAAGAACTTATTGTTGCCCAAGAAGTCAAAGAGAAACACTAA